A region of the Candidatus Atribacteria bacterium genome:
AACTATAATTTTCTATCATATTATTATTTTCCAATATATTGAATGTTTATTATTTAATCGATAATCATCAAAATAATTAGAAGTAATCTTGGTATTGATATTAATTTTCATCCCAATAAAACGACGATCGCAATTAAAAAATAGTAATACTACAATAATTAGTATAAATCATTTTTTGATGATTATAGAAGCATATCCAACCACCTGGTCGACCATACCTGAAACATCCCCGGAAGTAGCATATTGTAGCAATTCTACCTTTTTTGCACTTAATGCTTCACAAACAATAAGCATTACAGTAATCGGACCGGGACCACACATAGTTAGATTTTGATGGTAAATCAACTCGTATAGTTTTGTGGGATTAAATTCTAAAATAGCTTCTATTGCCTGATTATCTGTGTTTTCAGCATATTCTTGAGATTCGTAGTGGGTAAAATCTGAACTGGCAATGATTAAAATATTTTTATTGATTATAGAAGCAGATATCGATTGTGCAATCTCTATATCTGTATCAATATCTTGACGAGTCATGCAAATGGGTATAAATTTGATATTTTTACCAAAAATGTATTGAATAAAGGGTAGCTGAACTTCTATGGAATGTTCGTATTGATGGGCTTTTTTATCGTTTTTAATAATTTTAGAATTCTTTAAAATCTTTTCTGCAATCTCGCCATCAATTTCCAACTCTCCTAATGGAGTTTGCCAACTTCCTTCTGTCATGATTGAAATATCTTCTCCGAAACCACGATGA
Encoded here:
- the amrB gene encoding AmmeMemoRadiSam system protein B — translated: MAGLNLRKPGVAGSFYAEDSNSLKIQIENCFLHSIGPGKIPIPNLKKKNTIVGLISPHAGYMYSGPVAANGFYNIAIDGKPDTIIVLGPNHRGFGEDISIMTEGSWQTPLGELEIDGEIAEKILKNSKIIKNDKKAHQYEHSIEVQLPFIQYIFGKNIKFIPICMTRQDIDTDIEIAQSISASIINKNILIIASSDFTHYESQEYAENTDNQAIEAILEFNPTKLYELIYHQNLTMCGPGPITVMLIVCEALSAKKVELLQYATSGDVSGMVDQVVGYASIIIKK